In the Vicinamibacterales bacterium genome, one interval contains:
- a CDS encoding phosphoribosylaminoimidazolesuccinocarboxamide synthase: protein MLVPFTRAPVPSQPLLDTQLDALSLVRRGKVRDVYAIDDALILVATDRISAFDYVLGSGIPDKGRVLNQLSAFWFARTGHIVPNHMLSIDVSAYPAAARQYAAQLEGRSMLSRRTNPLQVECVARGYLSGSGWKDYQATGEVCGIPLPKGLRESDRLPEPIFTPATKADSGHDENISEEAAAKVVGADLLARLKTLTLELYAHGVAHAESKGIILADTKFEFGLTDAGELLLIDEMMTPDSSRYWPKDQYAPGGPQPSFDKQYVRDYLESIKWNKQPPVPSLPADVVEGTRSKYLDAYRRLTGRELEVARA from the coding sequence ATGTTGGTTCCCTTCACACGAGCGCCCGTGCCTTCACAACCTCTCTTGGATACCCAGCTTGATGCCTTGTCCCTCGTCCGCCGCGGGAAGGTTCGCGACGTCTACGCCATAGACGATGCGCTGATCCTGGTCGCGACCGACCGCATCTCGGCCTTCGACTACGTGCTGGGATCCGGCATTCCCGACAAGGGCCGCGTGCTCAACCAGCTGTCCGCCTTCTGGTTCGCGCGGACCGGCCATATCGTCCCGAATCACATGCTGTCGATTGACGTGTCGGCCTACCCGGCCGCCGCCCGTCAGTACGCGGCCCAACTCGAGGGCCGCTCAATGCTGTCGCGCCGGACCAACCCGCTCCAGGTGGAATGCGTCGCGCGCGGCTACCTGTCGGGCTCGGGCTGGAAAGACTACCAAGCCACCGGTGAGGTGTGCGGCATTCCGCTGCCGAAGGGCCTGCGGGAGTCGGACCGCCTGCCGGAACCGATCTTCACGCCGGCCACCAAGGCCGACTCGGGCCACGACGAGAACATCAGCGAAGAGGCCGCCGCCAAGGTCGTCGGCGCCGACCTGCTGGCCCGGCTCAAGACACTGACGCTCGAACTCTACGCCCACGGCGTGGCACACGCCGAATCCAAGGGCATCATCCTCGCCGACACCAAGTTCGAGTTCGGCCTCACCGACGCCGGCGAACTGCTGCTGATCGACGAGATGATGACGCCGGACTCGTCGCGCTACTGGCCCAAGGACCAGTACGCCCCCGGCGGACCGCAACCAAGCTTCGACAAGCAGTACGTGCGCGACTACCTCGAGTCGATCAAGTGGAACAAGCAGCCGCCGGTCCCGTCGCTCCCGGCGGACGTGGTCGAGGGCACGCGCAGCAAATACCTGGATGCCTACCGGCGCCTGACGGGCCGGGAGCTGGAAGTCGCCCGTGCGTGA
- a CDS encoding helix-turn-helix domain-containing protein, with product MRDLLDKLVTEMVDKGIQFEDARREFDKRFIASVIDASAGNLCRAADTLGVHRNTLSRRIKELKIRNR from the coding sequence GTGCGTGACTTGCTCGATAAGCTGGTCACCGAGATGGTCGACAAGGGCATCCAGTTCGAGGACGCCCGGCGCGAGTTCGACAAGCGGTTCATCGCCAGTGTCATCGACGCCTCCGCGGGCAACCTGTGCCGCGCCGCCGACACTCTCGGCGTCCACCGCAATACCCTGTCCCGCCGGATCAAGGAACTGAAGATTCGCAACCGGTAG
- a CDS encoding response regulator, which translates to MESEPDASASIGQLLASGGHTVTAVKSFEAASLPASRSRPDLLVTAVRLGRFNGLHLAVRFRADYPGLPIVVIGDETEVGLPAEARQLQARFLPRSTAPERMLAFIDDLLSGRMPRDLVSTRRWPRRPSALPAHVAQAEARIVDVGYGGLCLKCATPPAPADNPVDVSLPTVGMVVTGVCRWSRPADDVHSWLCGLELDTANIDTRKWRQVVDSTRES; encoded by the coding sequence GTGGAATCCGAACCGGACGCTTCAGCCTCAATCGGGCAGCTTCTGGCCAGCGGCGGGCACACCGTCACGGCCGTGAAGTCGTTCGAGGCCGCGTCACTGCCCGCCTCTCGAAGCCGCCCCGATCTCCTGGTGACGGCGGTCCGCCTGGGCCGCTTCAATGGTCTCCACCTCGCCGTCCGGTTCCGGGCAGACTACCCCGGCCTGCCGATCGTGGTGATTGGTGACGAGACGGAAGTCGGACTGCCGGCGGAAGCCAGGCAGCTCCAGGCGCGATTCCTGCCCAGGTCCACGGCGCCGGAGCGAATGCTCGCGTTCATCGATGACCTGCTCTCGGGGCGAATGCCGAGAGACCTGGTCAGCACCCGCCGATGGCCTCGACGGCCGTCGGCCTTGCCCGCTCACGTCGCCCAGGCCGAGGCCCGGATCGTGGACGTCGGTTACGGCGGACTGTGCCTGAAATGCGCCACGCCGCCGGCCCCGGCCGACAATCCGGTTGACGTCAGCCTGCCCACGGTGGGAATGGTCGTGACCGGTGTCTGTCGCTGGTCCAGGCCCGCGGACGACGTCCACTCGTGGCTGTGTGGTCTCGAGCTCGACACTGCCAACATCGACACCAGGAAGTGGCGCCAGGTCGTCGACTCGACCCGCGAATCGTAA